The Hymenobacter sp. GOD-10R genome includes a window with the following:
- a CDS encoding antibiotic biosynthesis monooxygenase, producing MIARLWHGAVPLHLADAYYAYLLRTGLPDYQRTPGNQGVHVLRREENGVAHFQLLTFWESYAAIKAFAGEDYERARYYPEDADYLLVMEPQVTHYEVLTPL from the coding sequence ATGATTGCACGTCTATGGCACGGAGCCGTGCCCCTTCACCTAGCTGACGCTTACTACGCTTATCTGCTCCGTACGGGCCTGCCCGATTACCAACGGACGCCTGGCAATCAGGGCGTGCATGTTTTGCGACGAGAAGAAAATGGAGTGGCCCACTTTCAACTGCTCACGTTCTGGGAATCCTATGCCGCTATCAAAGCCTTCGCCGGAGAGGACTACGAGCGGGCGCGTTACTATCCTGAAGATGCAGACTACCTGCTAGTAATGGAACCACAGGTTACCCACTATGAGGTCCTGACTCCCCTCTAA